The Hordeum vulgare subsp. vulgare chromosome 7H, MorexV3_pseudomolecules_assembly, whole genome shotgun sequence DNA window GCTGTGAGCTAGGAAGATGCGCTTGGTGCGTGCATGTAGGTTAGCTGATTAGCAGCCGGGTTAGTTGGTTAGCAGCCGGGTCATGTGGCTGTGGCCGTTTAGTACGTGCGTGCGTGAGCCAACGCGGAGTGTACGTGGAGTAGACCTAGTCTGTTAGCAAGATCGGCGGGGTGGCGTTGAGTCGGTACGCCGCGGGCTCACTGCGACCCAGGCGCGTGCGTGCGCATCGTGGGCGCGGGCAGAGCGGGCGTGGACCGAGTGCTCGACGTGGGCTGGGACGTGGGTCGTACCCTGGTGCGTCTCGGCTATAAGAAGCCTCAGCGGGCGTTGTAACGGCGTGGGACTCGAGTTCGAGCTTGAGGGAAAGAAGTCGTTCGTGCGGCGGGCGTACATGTGTTGGAACCACCATATTTTGTGTCTGCTcatacttcttcttctacctccagccgtgagagagaaagagagagctaGGTGCAGGGAACTGCACCaacatttggtatcagagcttcggTTTAGGAGATCACCGGGGACAACGGCGCTCGTCCCAcacggcggcggcgcgagcggATCGGTGTCGATGGCGATGCCGATGCTCACGCCGGACAACTACACGGTGTGGGCGATCAAGGCGCGGGCGATTCTCGACGTCCACACCGTgtgggaggcggtggcgccggGCGACGCGGCGGTGAACGCCAAGAAGGATAAGGCGGCGCGCGCGATGCTCCTTGGAGCGCTGCCGGAGGACGTGCTGCTGCAGGTGGCGACGAAGCTCACCGCCAAGGAGGTATGGGACTCCTTGAAGGTGAGGTTCGTTGGCGCCGATCGTGTCCGCGCGGCGAGGTTGGCGACGCTGCGCGGGGACTTTGACCGCCTGAAGATGGCGGACGGCGAGGCGCTGGACGCGTACGCCGGGAGGCTGGCAGGGATGACGGCGCGGTTCGCGAGCCTAGGGGAGACGCTGGGCGACGCGGTGCTCGTGAAGAAGCTGCTGGACACCGTCCCGGATCGGCTGTTCCCCGTCGTCGCCGGCATCGAGCAGTTCTGCGACATGGCGACCATGGCGTTCGACGAGGCGCTCGGGCGGCTGCGCGCGTTCGACGAGCGGCTGCGGCGACGCGGACAGACGGGTGGCGAGCGGGAAGACGGCCAGCTCATGCTCACGGCGGAGCAGTGGCGAGCGCGGGAGCGCCGGCGAGGCGGTGCgcgggacgatgacgacgatgacaagagCGTGGCGTCAAGCGTCCATGGGAACCGACGCGGGCGCTGCTACCACTGCAACGAGCGCGGCCACTTCAAGAGGGACTGCCCTCAACGAAAGAATGGGGCAGCGGCAGAGCAAGCTCTACTGGCAGACATCGACGTCGAGAACGTCGGGCTTCTCTGAGCCACGGCTTAGAGGGGTGAATGTTAGAAGAAATAAGCCGCGGCGACGGGTCGGACACGTCGGGCGCGCGTATGGGCGTGCGCCGGGCATGTCGGGCGCGTCGGGTCCGCGGCGGGGCTGTGAGCTAGGAAGATGCGCTTGGTGCGTGCATGTAGGTTAGCTGATTAGCAGCCGGGTCATGTGGCTGTGGCGCGGAGTGTACGTGGAGTAGACCTAGTCTGTTAGCAAGATCAGCAGGGTGGCGTTGAGTCGGTACGCCGCGGGCTCACTGCGACCCAGGCGCGTGCGTGCGCATCGTGGGCGCGGGCAGAGTGGGCGTGGACCGAGTGCTCGACGTGGGCTGGGACGTGGGTCGTACCCTGGTGCGTCTCGGCTATAAGAAGCCTCAGCGGGCGTTGTAACGGCGTGGGACTCGAGTTCGAGCTTGAGGGAAAGAAGCCGTTCGTGCGGCGGGCGTACATGCGCTGGAACCACCATATTTTGTGTCTGCTCATacttcttgttctacctccagccgtgagagagaaagagagagctaGGTGCAGGGAACTGCACCAACAGTTATACTGCTATTTGTGCCAAATCACGCCATCCATATCTGCTCTTATACACCCCCTTTGTGCTAGATCAAAGTCCAACAGTTGGTGTGGCGACTGTCAACAGCCATGATGATGAACAGACTGCCACAACCATTTGATTTTCTTTTGCATTCATCCTATTGTcaaagcatgcaccactatttgacTAATTCCATAATATTGCTCGATACCGTTGATTTAAAAAGTAGGAAAGCCAAATAAAGACATATCAAATGCATGGCAACAGATGTAGACATGTAAAGGAAAGCATAAGCTATTTTTAAAAGTAAAACCATAAGCCTAATCTGCTGTGTCCATTACTATATTTGGTTCATAGATGTTTATGATTCTGTACACAAAAATATTTTAACATGTACTCCCtcctccggaaatacttgtcctaggaatggatgaatctagacttattttaattatagatacatcaaatatatccatttttaggacaagtatttccggacggagggagtagtaactaTTGCAAAGCTTGTTTAGGCCGTAAATCCCTACGACTACAATCCATATTCGGGTAAACAGAGCATTAACATCCATTTATTTAGGTATGATACATTAACACTTAACATACGTAATCAAATGCAGTTATTCACTGTGTTATGCAAACCTCGTTTGTGAAGACTATTAGAAATAGCTTCGCAAATCTCAGGATTTCCCTGCATGGTTATAGTATGACCAGGATAAAGACCGAAGAGATGTGACAGGTGCCGATGGCTAGGTTCAGGGTCTTTAAAATCTTGTGCCTCCATGAAAAACACCAAGATGTAAGTCATGAAAAACACCAATGAAACGCAAagtcttttgcgttttctcgaaaaaagtcatattacaacagaaATAAATCCAAACCCAAGCAGGGCTAGAGAATTTACCCACTCCACGAGTGTTTGATCTTTAGCAATCGTATTCTGAGGGAGCCTTGGAAGTGCTTCCTTGATCTTCTGGACCAGAGGAGTATCAGATTTTCCTAAAATCTGTTGTGTAGTAGCATCAAAATATTATGTTTGAGAGATGATCGAGTCAACACACATTtcacaaacaaaaacaaaaaactacGCCAGCATATATATTTTATCTTTCTGATTACATTTTATAGTGTTATAGCTAGTTATGGCATTAATTGTTACCTCTGCAGAAGAAATGACTGCCGAGAATATCTCTCGGATGATTGCGATGTCCATTGTAGTTGAATAGCTAACACTAGCTTGGTGATCACCAGAACCGGGAGCAATGAAAGCATGCTCTGGAGAAGTAGAGGGGTTTGTTTCCAAAAGACCTCGAGGTCCCTCAATCAACCAATCAGTCAGAAACAGCGCACATCCTTCCAACAATGGATATGCAGTGTTCTTCAAAAAGTCCTAGAAGAAACATAAAAGAATAACAAGAATTTCAAAACTGTGAAATGACAAATTATACTGCTGTAGGAACACTGGGACATTCTTGATACAGTTTTAACAAGAAATATTGTTtcagaaaacattccagtggtgcaGAACCCCATAATTATGTGAGTATCAAGGTAGTAATGAATCGAAGACAAGTTGCACAATAAGAGAATAACAATGTGGTAACATGAAACTTGCAAAACATTGAGACGTTGTAACCAGGCTATATTTGCAAAGTAAGATGAGGTAGTACAAATATTGATGTGAGCTGACAACATTAAATCATATCTATTTCTTACTTTGTCCAATAAATACTGGTAGTGCTCCCAAAGATGCGTACAAAGCCAGGCACCCCCCATTGGCCACACTGAGTACTTAGCATCTTCATTAAAAGCTGATGATTTTGCCCATATGTCTGTGACGTGGTGAGTTACCCAGCCACTAGCTTGGTAATTGATCTGTCACAAACAAAGAATTCTGTCAGCAATCAGATGGCATATCGCTCATGTTTTAATTCTTCTACACGTTAAGGATGTTATGAATGGAAGAAAGACACTGATGTCGTCTAGGTAACTTCGCCTCAGTAAACAAACATACTGTTTGCAGGACTTAGCAATCAGAATAAAATCTAAAGTTCAGTGACTAACTGTGCGTCTACCTTTATGCCATGCATCCAAATCAGATAGTCTACTGTCAACCTTTTTTCATTTTCGTTTTCGGCTTGCAcgcgtgtgtatgtgtgtgttttCAGCTCCCGCAGCGAGATAAAACAGCTCTAGCAGCTGTCGTGGGACCTAAGAAATTGAACTGTTCAGTAAGTAGATTTCAGTGATGCCTTTCAGATGATGACCTATTTTACAAAGTTGGTCATGTGTTTGTCTGGTGGCATATGACAAATTTCTCCCCAGTATAACTCCCCAAGGTATTACAATCCCAAACAAGCAAATATTGACCTGTTTATCATGCTACTCATATTTGTGGTAACCACACCGTTTCACTAAAATAAAATATTGAAAGCAGTAGAACTTACTTTTGCAGTCTTAGTTCCGTTAACTGCAAGAGATGCTATGAAGTCAAGTAGTGGTTCTTGGCATTCAATAAGGTTGCAAGGAAGTGTTGGCCAGTAATTCATCTGAAGATTTATGTTGAGGTGCGGAGCACACCTGGAAAATTAAAGCAGTGTGAATGTTTGATCattcagcccccccccccaatcaAAACACCACCTAAATGGATcacaaacacaaaataaaagTGACATCTGAGGAaaatgaaagtttcatgtgaggAAACGATATCTCCCAGTTGCCTTAATTAGTAGGTCAGATATTTTATAATCAATTCATCAGTAAGTGCATGTATTAGAGTAGGTAGTTAAAGCCTCACATGTAAAAAACAGTGGGAAATGAATAATGAAGGACAACGATGCAATAACTTTAGACATAAAAATAACTTACTCCCATTGAGGCAGAAGATCTTGATTCCAAATTCCTTGCAGATTAGATATCTGTGTTCCAGGTCGAGAGCACGAAATGAGCAAATATCGACCATATTGGAAGAGAAGTTCAACCAAAGAAGAATCCTCGTCGCTTCGAAAACCATTCACTCTTTCTGCTGTAGTCTTGATGGCTTCACCAACTTCTttcatgtttattttttctatagcTGGTGACTGTGATAGCCGCAGACTAACACGGTGAAAAAGACCCTGGTAATCTTTCAAATGAGAAGCTTTGAGCTGATCAAATGTGAGATTCCTACTCATATTCATGGCCCTCAGAGCTGCTGATTCAGGATCCAGTTTTGAGTCTGACGGATTCACGGAAGGCCCATTGAATGAGGAAGCAGCTGTAACCCGCAAAAGCACCCAATCTGCATTGTCAATTATCAATTTTTGATCATTTAGAACTACTACTTTTGCAGCAGCACCACTCATCTGCAGGCTAAGAACAGCTGCAAACCCGATACCAGAAGCATCGCTGGCTTCATTTTCATGTAGCCTGTGTACTGGACAGCTGCCTTCCATGATCATCTCATTTGCATTCATTACACGAACTCGGTGGTTCAATTTACTATTTAACGATAAAGTCAATGACACATGTTCTGATTTGTTTGCTGAAATCTTGGTAACAATGACCTGGTGTGGATTTGAGCAGAAGTGCTCCCTTGTGTGCTGAACTTCTCCAATGTTGTACGTGATAACTGTGGTTGCAGTATGTAGATCAAGCTCCCTTTTGTAGGAACTATACTCCTGATTGGATATGTCAAACTCTAGATTCATATCTCCAAGAGGTTGGTAGACCTTCATAGCATCAAGATAAGAATGTGTTATGAACTTCTAATGCAGATGTGTAATACTGCATCTTGTAATGATAACCTTTAACTCGAAAGTCAATAGTAAGTTTAGTTCGGTTTCTTCAGTTATGATATGCTATTTCTGGAAAAAAAAACATGCTACTTTTCAACTTATAGCAGGTTAACCAAACAACGACCTTTTACCTTTAGCAGTTtttacaagaaaaagaaaaaggtctCTTCCAACATTATTTTTCGTGACGGACCATAGAGTCATGGTGCAGTAAAGGCTAAAATGTTGCATATATCGTCAACCAGACTACGAAAGGACCAATTATGTGTGATCTTTTCCCTAAAAAATTATGTGTGATCTCCATAGGAATGGTGGATTTAATGGCAGTTCGGAATTATAGCGAAGTAAAACACACATTTAGTGTGCAGTAAGATGCATCATATCACAATTCGGAACGATACTCAACGGCGGCAAGGGTCAAGCAATTCATGGCGCTATGTCACTCTGGCCTCACCACAACACGACAATCAATAGCATGCTCTGATGTGCTAAGCAGAACACCATGGCATATATACCTCTGTTTGGCCACCGAAAAGGCCCGAAGCCGCACTGGTGGCATCCACAAACCGTCCGTCGTCAACGAGCTTCCTGACGGCAGCGAGGGCAGCAGGTGCTTTCGGGTCGGTATAATCTCCCGGCACACCAGTCCAGAGTGTATCAACTGCAAAAATAATTACGGTAACTTTATCCTTCCACTTGCCATGATAATCATATAAGGTAGGAGAGGATGGTTTGGTTCGGGAGTTTCATCGAACACCCTTGAGGAGTTGAGGGGCCGTTCTTGGTCGAGTCACGAGTCACAGCCCGGTTTGCTGATCTGATCCCGGTACGTGCTCCGTTTGAAACAACCGTCGTGAACAAGGAATGGCGGGCGGCTGAACTCGAGACCGGGGCAAAAGCGAGAGGAACGGGGGAGGCATAGCTGGTACGTACGGTTGAGCTGGAGCTTGTCGGAGGCGACGCCGCCCCAAACCATGGCGCCGAGGCTGCCGTTCCCGATGGGCGCCGCGTCCGTGAAGTGCTCCGCCGGCGAagcgaacaccaccttcagtggccgctcctcctccgcctcgtccGCCCACCGGCGCGCCCGGGCCCGGCCGCCGTCCATGACTGAGTGGAGTGGCGGTcagtggtggaggagggaggaggagatcttGGAGCAGCGGTGCCGAGCGACGGAGCGAGTGCTTTGGCAGGGGAGGGGGGTTTTCAGGGCGGCAAAGCTTCCATCTTTCGCAGTGGCGTGCTGCGTGATTTTGGCGCCAGCGGAGAGGACAAGATGCATCGTGTACCGTAGCTTCGAAATAGCAGCGCGAGGGTTGCAGGGCTGGCTGATCCGTCTGATGGATGCGAATGCGATCATCGCGTTGCGTGGTGCACGGCATACCGTGATCCCGATATGACTAGTAGTATCGTGCACCGGCAAGGCTTTCTTCACAGGCTTTTTGTGACGTTCGATCGTCTTGTCACAAAATCACTGCCCCCCACATTTTAAGCCCGGCCTCCTCTTTTGTGATCATTATACATCTGGCAACAACACCGCTGATATGTTCTCATCGAGCGATCATGGTATGGAGAGTGGAGTGCACGACACATCCACGtgattactactccctccgttccaaaataggtGACTCGACTTTATACTAACATTATATTAAAGTTAGTATAATGTTGAGTCATTTATTTTAAGATGAAGGAAGTATTATTTATGGATAGCAAAAGAACCCGTGCGTAAGCAAAAAAAATACAATGACTAAGACtgtctttgctgcatcgttgtgaTACTTTATCTCTCTTTCTCACCGAGACATTCCTGAGAGCATTATCcatgtaagaagaggggggagaaggtGAACATTATGATGCTTTTTTAAAGAATCTGGTTCCTGCGTAATGAGATGGTGCGTGCAAAGAAACCACCCCCTGTTGATCTCACGGTAAGATTTATGAGCAGCTACTTGTCTTCGCGGTTGATGTTACAATCTGACCCAAGCGGCGATCCAATAAAAAGTAAGTCTTCAGTTGTACATGTATACTCCCTATGACAAATCCAAGGCAAACGGAAGTTACAACCGTGAGCAAATGGGCTAAAACCTGTGCGGATAGAGTAAGGCTCTGTTTTAAATAGGTGTAAACTTATACACCCGGATTTAATTTACAAGTGTATAATACCGATCGTAGTACGATTTTCATCCGGAATAAAAACGACCGTCCGAGGTCTGTATCAATTATACACCCGTATTAGAACTAAACCTACAATCCAAGCGCGTCCTAAAGCTTAACACGGATGCTTCTGTATTGGGCGAAGTGACAAGAGCGTGAATGGTACTCCGAAATAATGAGGGGACCGTTATTTTTTGCTCATGTAGCTAGATGCATTTACTCATGTGGTGATATTGGAAGCTGAACTTCTAGCTCTGAAAGAAGGAATTTTGCTGGCACTATAGTGGAGTCAATTACCAATAGACATAGAATCATATTGTCTAGAGGCTGTCAAGATGATTAAAGAAGGAGGCGATTGTGGGATTCTTGCATTACTCATGTTCATTGATCTTCTAATAATATCAACCACGTTTTGGCTCATTTTGATAGGTGGCATCGTCAAACCATGGTTTGGCTACGATTTGGCCCAGATGAGGCCATGAAACTGATAGATCGTGAATGTAACACTTGGTTTTGAGTAATGCAAGTCCTATTTGCAAAAAAAAAGCATTATCCATGTAATGTGCTTACAATCCATGTGGACGTATGAAGTTCTCACTTCAATCATATCATACTAGATCATTAATGACGCGCGTTGCCGCGTCCATCCATTTTAAATGTTATATGATAGTGTTAAAAATTAGGTTAGAACATGGAGTTGTAATATTATATTACACAATTTGGTGTGTATTTGTAGTGTAAGATGTTACTTACGATTTTATAATGTAACATGTTAATTATAATAGGCCAAAGGCGCGTGTTTCATAGACCATCCACTTGTCCAATAAAATGATACATATTTTCGTAATGTATAGGATCATATCTTGCCTTCAAAAATAATGTACAAGTATTTCTCATCTGATTTCTTCAGGAGAGACGATTTATTGCAATTAATGAAAGTTCCAGCAAATCCCCTTAGCTTTCAGTGTTTCAAGTTTTGTTTACAGATGGAGTATCATTTAGCTCGCTCAGATTTTTAGAGGATCTGGATTTCAAGGTTTTCCTGAGCTAGGAGAACTCATGCTGCAACTGAGTAGGCATGATACAGTGGGCCTATGAAAAGGAACCATAGTTTCAATCTATCAGCATTATCACATGCTTTCTTTCATCTGGTACTTTGGCATGGGTAGACACACACAACTACTCATTAAATGGAAACCCAGTCAGCAATTTATGTTGTTCTTCATATGAAGTGAGCGTAGAATATAATCCATAAACAGTATATATGCAACTATGCACGGTAAAGGAAATTAAATCGTAGCAGGTTGAAAAACCAATTTCTAGGTAAACAACATTGATCGGTCATCCAGAACAAACTAAATAACATTTACTATATATgctttatatatatgtatatccAAGTATGAATAGTCGACCCCACAAGCTAAATGAGAAACAGATCCAAGAAAGGGCTAGCTAATCCCGCCCTACTGCTGAGATGTTACTAACACCATCAGGTTACAAAAGGAAAATGTAATCATTTTTGAACACACTGTGACTCTGTGTCCAGGTAATCTTTGTGGCAGCGACAATACATAACCGGCAGCAGCAAATGGGATTGTTACTCCACCAATGTTTGTCATGGTGTCGAGGAACATTTCCATCCTGAGAAAGGTATCACAAATGAACCTTAATTAGCAATGAAACATAAATGTACTGGGTGCAGGATGAGGCATAGGACAGTCAGTTGACTGAAAAATCCATAGTTTCAGTGTGTCATTCATATATGAAGGAGACATTATTCGTTTATTTTCAAATATGCATCGATAATAAATAGAGAATGGCTCAAGAAGTCTAAATCATTGCCCAAAGTATCATGTCAAGAAAGTGAATAACCAACACTGAATTTGTTGAAAGCAAGAGCCAAAAGACGGTGGTTAAGAATTGAAACAGATTAGGATCAAATAATGGTGCATAAAGAACAAAgcataaagaatgtggcaaagcaccTGAAACAACTACAATTTTAAACTTCTATGCAGTGAATCATGGCTGAAGTTTCTGTGTCAACGAAACCCTTCAAATTGTTCCAGAGCAACTTGAATACACTGCCCACATTTGCAAGAAAAGTATGATGCAAGGTGTGGAGTTTTAAAATTTAAAATTATTACCGCACCACACCATAATACTTCTTTCTAAATTATCATAATTTTATACTAACTATTTAGTATCTACAACTAAGTGAAGATGATAGTCAATCTTTATCTtctgcatataaagtatccattGAACGGATAAGCAAGCATACTATGCACTCTAGCATATACACGAGGGTAGGAAAAACTGGTAGAAAATTACAGAGAATAGACAAAAACTAACCTGCCCCGGAGCCATGTCTTAACTTCGATGACAGCAAGATACAAGACGATCATACCATcgaaaacttgacataatcccagTTTTCACTTAATATACACAGGGGTGGGCGGGCGTATTAGGGACATAGTTTGAGATACGACGCAAGATCAATTGTATCTATTAATAACACATCGACCCAGCCAAATGGTTTAAGAGTGAGAAGATAGGTCGAAATGATACAAACCCGACACGACGGACATGGTTGCTGAAGGTAGAGAGAAGGGAACAAAATATATGGATGCTTATAAGGAAAATCGAACAAAATAACCTTTTCATCACGTTCAGATCCCCCTTCTTTCAGTAAGCTCATTTGTCCACCAACACTGCAAATTAAACGGTACAGAGAAGCATCAAACACCTCCGATAATAGTCGATCTTTATCTTCTTCATAGGGAGTATCCACGGAACATATGCACCATATACTCTGCATGTGCTCGGGGCAAAGTACATCCCAAGTTAAGAAAATTAGGTAGAAAACTACAACAAGTAAACAAAAGCTAACGTGCCCCACAGCCATTTCTTAACTACGGTGCCAACAGGATGCAACCGACCGTACCATGGAAAGGTTGACATAATCCGAGTTGTCACTGAATATACACTATAAATGTAAAGGTTGTTTCATACCATGGATACCatgaattttttttataaatGTAGGATGCATGTAGAGTACGTTATGTACCAAGCCTTCCCATGAGAAAAATGTCTAGTTTCACAAATGAATTAATATTCTCAAGCACATGAAAATATGGAATAATGAGGTCAATCCAAATGTAGGCTTTGGTAAAGCACCACAGAAACCAAATAAAATCGGCATAAGGAATGCTATACGAATAATATTATGAATGGATTTGAAGGATAGCATAAGTTTCCAATGACAATAAGGTGGAAATGCAGGTTCAGTGTAGTACCAACAGGCTACTGACATTCTTTAATTGTAGTATTGTCCTTCTGTGAACCCCTCATCAGCACCAAGCTATTTAAGTTCCTTTTTTCATGCTTATTCAGACCTAGGCCTACAACAACTTAGTTACAGACTGAAGAAAGAGTAGTACCAACAAGCTACTGACATTCTTTACTTGTAGTACTATCCTTCTGTGAACCCCTCATCAGCATCGACCTATTTAAGTTTCTTTTTTCATGCCTATTCTAACCGAGGCCTACAACAACTGAGTTAGAGACTAAAGAAAATAATCGAGAGCAGAAAGATATTGTAATTTCAATGTAGAGAAACACACTAAGAGAATGATAATGGCCAGGCGGCAAACTAACAGAACAGTGGTATTATTGATTTCAAATTGCATTTGTGCCTATCCCTTGCGATGTCAATGGTGAGAACTGCCTGCATTTTGGCAAACTTAAACCATGTTGAACTCAATGTAAGTATACTATTCAATCCAAATATGGTGCCACTCCATTTATGTTGGCTAGGTTTAATTCTGTAAGAAATATACAAAAGAACTGATACTTAATTCCTGGATCTGGCTAGCAATCTAAATCAAGCAACAATCTGCAACCTAAATAAATTACAAAAGTAAAGCATATATAAATCACTAATTTGAAAGGAGCTCGAGAATAATTTATAGGAATAAATTGGAACATAGATTAAGGATCAACAAACATTGCGATGCAAGTAGTGAATATGTGGAATACGAGGCTTCATCGTGCACCAACTGGGGTAGTACAACACTGTGAACTCCTcgcccgttcacgcacccctttgTCTCCTTAGGTACAGAAGTTCAACAATTTTGGGGACTAAGCCAGATGATGTGACGTCCGAACGAGACACCCCTCCTCTGCATTGCTGCTGGAGGCGGCGTCCCAGACACCCCTT harbors:
- the LOC123412012 gene encoding alpha-L-fucosidase 2-like isoform X2, with amino-acid sequence MDGGRARARRWADEAEEERPLKVVFASPAEHFTDAAPIGNGSLGAMVWGGVASDKLQLNLDTLWTGVPGDYTDPKAPAALAAVRKLVDDGRFVDATSAASGLFGGQTEVYQPLGDMNLEFDISNQEYSSYKRELDLHTATTVITYNIGEVQHTREHFCSNPHQVIVTKISANKSEHVSLTLSLNSKLNHRVRVMNANEMIMEGSCPVHRLHENEASDASGIGFAAVLSLQMSGAAAKVVVLNDQKLIIDNADWVLLRVTAASSFNGPSVNPSDSKLDPESAALRAMNMSRNLTFDQLKASHLKDYQGLFHRVSLRLSQSPAIEKINMKEVGEAIKTTAERVNGFRSDEDSSLVELLFQYGRYLLISCSRPGTQISNLQGIWNQDLLPQWECAPHLNINLQMNYWPTLPCNLIECQEPLLDFIASLAVNGTKTAKINYQASGWVTHHVTDIWAKSSAFNEDAKYSVWPMGGAWLCTHLWEHYQYLLDKDFLKNTAYPLLEGCALFLTDWLIEGPRGLLETNPSTSPEHAFIAPGSGDHQASVSYSTTMDIAIIREIFSAVISSAEILGKSDTPLVQKIKEALPRLPQNTIAKDQTLVEWGKMALDGQARGRWLYGHAFLTAKMRTE
- the LOC123412012 gene encoding alpha-L-fucosidase 2-like isoform X1: MDGGRARARRWADEAEEERPLKVVFASPAEHFTDAAPIGNGSLGAMVWGGVASDKLQLNLDTLWTGVPGDYTDPKAPAALAAVRKLVDDGRFVDATSAASGLFGGQTEVYQPLGDMNLEFDISNQEYSSYKRELDLHTATTVITYNIGEVQHTREHFCSNPHQVIVTKISANKSEHVSLTLSLNSKLNHRVRVMNANEMIMEGSCPVHRLHENEASDASGIGFAAVLSLQMSGAAAKVVVLNDQKLIIDNADWVLLRVTAASSFNGPSVNPSDSKLDPESAALRAMNMSRNLTFDQLKASHLKDYQGLFHRVSLRLSQSPAIEKINMKEVGEAIKTTAERVNGFRSDEDSSLVELLFQYGRYLLISCSRPGTQISNLQGIWNQDLLPQWECAPHLNINLQMNYWPTLPCNLIECQEPLLDFIASLAVNGTKTAKINYQASGWVTHHVTDIWAKSSAFNEDAKYSVWPMGGAWLCTHLWEHYQYLLDKDFLKNTAYPLLEGCALFLTDWLIEGPRGLLETNPSTSPEHAFIAPGSGDHQASVSYSTTMDIAIIREIFSAVISSAEILGKSDTPLVQKIKEALPRLPQNTIAKDQTLVEWAQDFKDPEPSHRHLSHLFGLYPGHTITMQGNPEICEAISNSLHKRGEDGPGWSSTWKMALWARLLNSENAYRMILKLITLVPPGDTIKFEGGLYTNLWTAHPPFQIDGNFGFTAAIAEMLLQSTPTDVYLLPALPRDKWPDGCVKGLRARGDTTINIFWEKGELQEAVLWFNNRNNSVLWLHYGGQDAVATVEAGNVYRFNGVLQCVDTWPLDKCAF